In Acidovorax sp. GBBC 1281, a single window of DNA contains:
- a CDS encoding ABC transporter ATP-binding protein, with the protein MIRTQALAFAYAGTAPLRFPDVDLPQGGCLLLQGRSGSGKSTWLALVAGLRRASAGTVEVAGQALDRLGGAARDAWRARHIGFVPQTLHLSAALTVAENLALPYFAAGLLRDVAAIHTALDRLGVADLAGRRPHQLSGGQAQRVALARAVLLSPRVLLADEPTASLDDEAAADALALLTACAESCGASLVVATHDRRAAQALADRPGAQCLDLNEIGLQGNQP; encoded by the coding sequence GTGATCCGCACGCAGGCGCTGGCCTTCGCCTACGCCGGCACCGCACCGCTGCGGTTTCCCGATGTGGACCTGCCGCAGGGCGGCTGCCTGCTGCTGCAGGGCCGCTCCGGCTCGGGCAAATCGACCTGGCTGGCCCTGGTGGCCGGGCTGCGCCGCGCGAGCGCCGGCACGGTGGAGGTGGCCGGCCAGGCGCTGGACCGCCTGGGCGGCGCGGCGCGCGATGCCTGGCGGGCGCGCCACATCGGCTTCGTGCCGCAGACCCTGCACCTGAGCGCCGCGCTCACCGTGGCCGAGAACCTCGCGCTGCCATACTTCGCCGCCGGGCTGCTGCGCGATGTCGCCGCCATCCACACCGCGCTCGACCGCCTGGGCGTGGCCGACCTGGCGGGCCGCCGGCCGCATCAACTGTCGGGCGGGCAGGCGCAGCGCGTGGCCCTGGCGCGCGCCGTGCTGCTGTCGCCCCGGGTGCTGCTGGCCGACGAGCCCACCGCCAGCCTGGACGACGAGGCCGCCGCCGACGCGCTGGCGCTGCTCACGGCCTGCGCCGAATCCTGCGGCGCCAGCCTGGTGGTCGCCACGCACGACCGGCGCGCGGCGCAGGCCCTGGCGGACCGGCCGGGCGCCCAGTGCCTGGATCTGAATGAAATCGGCCTGCAGGGCAATCAACCCTAG
- a CDS encoding Fur family transcriptional regulator — MPRSPHPDPSAPRALPPGLRSTRATRALLALMSSQPSVAVSGAEVESALARRGVVVNRVTVYRLLDRLAGAGLMRRHIDAQRVARYTLVGHKSEPAAPHFECNDCHRQFPVTEGAAPLQAAARQMLKALASAGHDRLALDVAVRGRCAVCAQTAHPGDGE; from the coding sequence ATGCCCCGTTCTCCCCACCCCGATCCCTCCGCGCCCCGCGCCCTGCCGCCCGGCCTGCGTTCCACCCGCGCCACGCGCGCCCTGCTGGCGCTGATGTCCTCGCAGCCCTCCGTCGCGGTGTCCGGCGCGGAGGTGGAATCCGCCCTGGCGCGCCGGGGCGTGGTGGTCAACCGCGTCACGGTCTACCGGCTGCTGGACCGGCTGGCCGGCGCCGGGTTGATGCGCCGGCACATTGATGCCCAGCGCGTGGCCCGCTACACCCTGGTGGGCCACAAGAGCGAGCCGGCCGCGCCGCATTTCGAGTGTAACGACTGCCACCGGCAGTTTCCCGTGACCGAGGGCGCGGCGCCGCTGCAGGCGGCCGCGCGCCAGATGCTGAAGGCCCTGGCCTCGGCCGGCCACGACCGCCTGGCGCTGGACGTCGCCGTGCGCGGCCGGTGCGCCGTGTGCGCGCAAACCGCGCACCCCGGGGACGGCGAGTGA
- the msrA gene encoding peptide-methionine (S)-S-oxide reductase MsrA encodes MTLQTITLGGGCFWCTEAVFDRVRGVTDVESGYANGREPNPTYEDVCTGTTGHAEVVRLTFDPAVIALRDLLEIFFATHDPTTLNRQGNDVGTQYRSGIYTETPEHQSEAEAMVRQMSQDKLFGAPIVTEVVPVKGYWPAEDYHQDYFLNHPGQGYCAFVVGPKVEKFRKTFTRFLKPD; translated from the coding sequence ATGACACTGCAAACCATCACCCTGGGCGGCGGCTGCTTCTGGTGCACCGAAGCCGTGTTCGACCGCGTTCGCGGCGTGACCGACGTGGAGAGCGGCTACGCCAACGGCCGCGAACCCAACCCCACGTACGAGGACGTCTGCACCGGCACCACCGGCCATGCCGAGGTGGTGCGGCTGACCTTCGACCCCGCCGTGATCGCGCTGCGCGACCTGCTGGAAATCTTCTTCGCCACGCACGACCCCACCACGCTGAACCGCCAGGGCAATGACGTGGGCACGCAGTACCGCAGCGGTATCTACACCGAGACCCCCGAGCACCAAAGCGAAGCCGAGGCGATGGTGCGGCAGATGTCGCAGGACAAGCTCTTCGGCGCCCCGATCGTGACCGAGGTGGTGCCGGTCAAGGGCTACTGGCCGGCCGAGGATTACCACCAGGACTACTTCCTGAACCATCCCGGCCAGGGCTACTGCGCCTTCGTGGTAGGGCCCAAGGTGGAGAAATTCCGCAAGACGTTCACCCGGTTCCTGAAGCCGGACTGA
- a CDS encoding TetR/AcrR family transcriptional regulator, giving the protein MNLSPSPAPQPSTKASKRERRKEARPGELLDAALELFVEKGYAATKVDEVAARAGVSKGTLFLYFPSKEDLFKEVVRQNIGRHFPEWDLEIDQYPHSTAELLRYAYQLWWERIGATPVSGITKLMLGESNNFPDIVAFYRNEVVEPGQRLIGRILQRGVDRGEFRVPDMDCGIHVVLAPLIFMTMWKHSTACMPDLERLTPERFIAAQVDNLLCGLCVPVAAPPAAPKIEG; this is encoded by the coding sequence ATGAATTTGTCCCCCTCCCCCGCCCCCCAGCCGTCCACCAAAGCCTCCAAGCGCGAGCGCCGCAAGGAGGCACGGCCGGGCGAACTGCTGGACGCCGCGCTGGAGCTCTTCGTCGAGAAGGGCTACGCCGCCACCAAGGTGGACGAGGTCGCGGCCCGCGCCGGGGTGTCCAAGGGCACGCTGTTCCTGTACTTCCCCAGCAAGGAAGACCTCTTCAAGGAGGTGGTGCGCCAGAACATCGGCCGGCATTTTCCCGAGTGGGACCTGGAGATCGACCAGTACCCCCACAGCACCGCCGAGCTGCTGCGCTACGCCTACCAGCTGTGGTGGGAACGCATCGGCGCCACGCCCGTCTCCGGCATCACCAAGCTGATGCTCGGCGAATCCAACAACTTTCCCGACATCGTGGCGTTCTACCGCAACGAAGTGGTCGAGCCCGGCCAGAGGCTCATCGGCCGCATCCTGCAGCGCGGCGTGGACCGGGGCGAGTTCCGCGTGCCCGACATGGATTGCGGCATCCACGTCGTGCTGGCGCCGCTCATCTTCATGACGATGTGGAAGCACTCTACGGCCTGCATGCCCGACCTGGAGCGGCTCACACCCGAGCGCTTCATCGCCGCGCAGGTGGACAACCTCCTGTGCGGGCTCTGCGTGCCGGTGGCCGCGCCGCCCGCGGCCCCTAAAATCGAGGGTTGA
- a CDS encoding protein-L-isoaspartate O-methyltransferase family protein, translating into MNMPLNTSANISDPILQARYNMIEQQIRPWNVLDTDVLDLLSVVRREEFVPPAYRSMAFMDMEIPLNASNELAQRLGQCMLAPRVEARLLQDLQVKPTDRVLEIGAGSGYMAALLAHRAAQVLALEIEPDLVEFARENLRSAGVLNAEVRHADGAQGAAEQGPFDVIVLSGSVSDVPQALLSQLSEGGRLAAVVGQEPMMRATFIRRTGDRFETTQPWDTIAPRLLHFPEPSRFTF; encoded by the coding sequence ATGAATATGCCCCTGAACACGTCCGCCAACATCAGCGACCCCATCCTGCAGGCCCGCTACAACATGATCGAGCAGCAGATCCGCCCTTGGAATGTGCTGGACACCGACGTGCTGGACCTGCTGTCCGTGGTGCGCCGCGAGGAATTCGTGCCGCCCGCCTACCGCAGCATGGCGTTCATGGACATGGAGATCCCCCTCAACGCCTCCAACGAGCTGGCCCAGCGCCTGGGCCAGTGCATGCTGGCCCCGCGCGTGGAAGCCCGCCTGCTGCAGGACCTGCAGGTCAAGCCGACCGACAGGGTGCTGGAGATCGGCGCCGGTTCGGGCTACATGGCGGCCCTGCTGGCCCACCGCGCCGCGCAGGTCCTGGCGCTGGAGATCGAGCCCGATCTGGTCGAATTCGCCCGCGAGAACCTGCGCAGCGCCGGCGTGCTGAACGCCGAGGTGCGCCATGCCGACGGTGCCCAGGGCGCGGCGGAGCAAGGCCCCTTCGACGTGATCGTGCTCAGCGGCTCGGTGAGCGACGTGCCGCAGGCCCTGCTGTCGCAACTGAGCGAAGGCGGCCGGCTCGCCGCCGTCGTGGGCCAGGAGCCGATGATGCGCGCCACATTTATCCGCCGCACCGGCGACCGTTTCGAGACCACGCAGCCGTGGGACACCATCGCCCCGCGCCTGCTGCACTTCCCCGAGCCATCGCGCTTCACCTTCTGA
- a CDS encoding rhodanese-like domain-containing protein, translating to MIDHVRPAQLTEWLAATPVGARLLVLDVREPWELQTASVAAEDGFDVAAIPMGELPLRLAELDRDRPTACLCHHGVRSLRVANYLDQQGFDRVANISGGIDAWSHERDAAVPRY from the coding sequence ATGATCGACCACGTCCGCCCCGCCCAGCTCACCGAGTGGCTCGCCGCCACCCCCGTCGGTGCCCGCCTGCTGGTTCTGGACGTGCGCGAGCCGTGGGAGCTGCAGACCGCGAGCGTCGCCGCCGAGGACGGGTTCGACGTGGCCGCCATCCCGATGGGCGAGTTGCCCTTGCGCCTGGCCGAACTGGACCGCGATCGCCCCACCGCCTGCCTGTGCCACCACGGCGTGCGCAGCCTGCGCGTGGCGAACTACCTCGACCAGCAGGGCTTCGACCGCGTGGCCAACATCAGCGGCGGCATTGATGCCTGGTCGCACGAGCGCGACGCGGCGGTCCCCCGGTACTGA
- a CDS encoding TolC family outer membrane protein encodes MTTLLRCIPLSLAVAVAAALASFGAQAQSLSQLVEMARGYDTPFQAAKAQYDAAGSRAEQARAGLLPSAGLSAGANYAKTEVNRPPVDLSAPSQSVGLTASQPLYRPANRITFEQGQRGIDIAQAQLEGVAQDLIVRVSQAYFDVLAAGDTLTFVQAQKAAVAEQLASAKRNFEVGTSTVTDSREAQARFDLVVAQEIAADNDLRVKQLALDQVVGRPGVTPQPLAQPVQLPEVAPADVGTWVRSAEELQPQVRQAAIALDVARLETKKAETGHLPTVDLQAGYSVSRNPKGTPTIPNVNSRTNNTTVGVQLTLPLFAGFSVQNRVKETLSLEDKALADLDNARRTVAQATRAAFYGVQSGQGQVRALEAAEASSQSALEANQLGYQVGVRINIDVLNSQSQLYQTKRDLAQARYNVLLGTLKLRQAAGTLSQDDLLAIDALTVR; translated from the coding sequence ATGACGACCTTGCTTCGGTGCATTCCCTTGTCCCTGGCCGTGGCCGTGGCCGCTGCGCTCGCCAGTTTCGGCGCGCAGGCCCAGAGCCTGTCCCAGCTGGTGGAGATGGCGCGCGGCTACGACACGCCCTTCCAGGCCGCCAAGGCGCAGTACGACGCCGCCGGCAGCCGCGCCGAGCAGGCCCGGGCCGGGTTGCTGCCCAGCGCCGGCCTCTCCGCCGGGGCCAACTACGCCAAGACCGAAGTGAACCGCCCGCCGGTGGACCTGAGCGCCCCCAGCCAGAGCGTGGGCCTCACCGCCTCGCAGCCGCTGTACCGCCCGGCCAACCGCATCACCTTCGAGCAGGGCCAGCGCGGTATCGACATCGCACAGGCCCAACTCGAAGGCGTGGCGCAGGACCTCATCGTGCGGGTCAGCCAGGCGTATTTCGACGTGCTGGCCGCTGGCGACACCCTCACCTTCGTGCAGGCCCAGAAAGCCGCGGTGGCCGAGCAACTGGCATCGGCCAAGCGCAACTTCGAGGTGGGCACCTCCACCGTGACCGATTCGCGCGAGGCGCAGGCGCGCTTCGATCTGGTCGTCGCCCAGGAGATCGCCGCCGACAACGACCTGCGCGTGAAGCAGCTGGCGCTCGACCAGGTGGTGGGCCGCCCCGGCGTGACGCCGCAGCCGCTGGCCCAGCCCGTGCAGTTGCCCGAGGTCGCCCCCGCCGACGTGGGCACCTGGGTGCGCTCGGCCGAAGAACTGCAGCCGCAGGTGCGCCAGGCCGCCATCGCGCTCGACGTGGCCCGCCTGGAGACGAAGAAGGCCGAAACCGGCCACCTGCCCACCGTGGACCTGCAGGCCGGCTACAGCGTCTCACGCAACCCCAAGGGCACGCCGACCATTCCCAACGTCAACTCCCGCACCAACAACACCACCGTGGGCGTGCAGCTCACGCTGCCGCTGTTCGCGGGGTTTTCGGTGCAGAACCGCGTGAAGGAAACCCTGTCGCTCGAAGACAAGGCGCTGGCCGACCTGGACAACGCCCGCCGCACCGTGGCGCAGGCCACGCGCGCCGCGTTCTACGGCGTGCAGTCCGGCCAGGGCCAGGTACGCGCCCTGGAGGCGGCCGAAGCCTCCAGCCAGAGCGCGCTGGAGGCCAACCAGCTGGGCTACCAGGTGGGCGTGCGCATCAACATCGACGTGCTCAACTCCCAAAGCCAGCTCTACCAGACCAAGCGCGACCTCGCCCAGGCCCGCTACAACGTGCTGCTGGGCACGCTCAAGCTGCGCCAGGCGGCAGGCACGCTGTCGCAGGACGATCTGCTGGCCATCGATGCGCTGACGGTGCGCTGA